Proteins co-encoded in one Arachis hypogaea cultivar Tifrunner chromosome 11, arahy.Tifrunner.gnm2.J5K5, whole genome shotgun sequence genomic window:
- the LOC112721305 gene encoding protein FAR1-RELATED SEQUENCE 6-like, producing the protein MAIRVLFFGGFVSFLDLFEDRHMWVPIFFKSQFWASMRSTQRSEGMHSFFGGYLNCKTSLVQFVHEFDNVLGTKEQKELEDDAADSRGLIPCSTRSAIERRFQKEYTNEMFRDVQTEFGKKADCTIRAVDEQGNSARVKVEEEILVYETTRYVTFDVHFDHSTHEVRCDCNLFESAGIFCCHCLVVLSSYKVNEVPSCYVLPRWSKNIKRKHTYIKSSHDFRRSNESHNIFRELCAHFYNVAQEFVDCDDEADMLHNVLEDARAKLVDYRGKMRNNTVATAHNSIITGPSTIFGTEDIQAPSKDNRVESAANQALKASTQQIAKQGLGGFMSLLNSFDNT; encoded by the exons ATGGCTATCAG GGTTTTGTTTTTTGGTGGGTTTGTTTCTTTTTTAGATCTGTTTGAGGACCGACACATGTGGGTGCCTATTTTTTTCAAGAGTCAATTCTGGGCTTCCATGAGGAGTACGCAGAGGAGTGAGGGTATGCACTCATTCTTTGGTGGATACTTAAATTGTAAGACTAGTTTGGTCCAGTTCGTCCACGAATTCGACAATGTCCTAGGAACGAAAGAGCAGAAGGAACTGGAGGACGATGCTGCAGACTCGAGAGGTCTAATCCCATGTTCAACTAGATCCGCCATCGAGAGACGATTTCAAAAAGAGTATACCAACGAGATGTTTAGGGATGTCCAAACCGAGTTTGGCAAGAAGGCTGATTGCACTATTCGTGCCGTAGATGAACAGGGCAACTCCGCTAGGGTAAAAGTGGAAGAGGAAATACTAGTCTATGAGACGACTCGATATGTTACGTTTGACGTCCATTTTGATCATTCGACACACGAGGTTCGATGTGATTGCAACTTGTTCGAGAGTGCAGGTATATTTTGTTGCCACTGTCTTGTAGTACTTTCATCTTACAAAGTTAATGAGGTACCTTCCTGCTATGTTTTACCTCGTTGGAGCAAGAACATAAAGCGCAAGCACACCTACATTAAGAGTAGCCACGACTTTAGACGTTCAAATGAAAGCCACAACATATTCAGAGAGTTGTGTGCACATTTCTACAATGTTGCACAGGAATTCGTGGACTGTGATGATGAGGCAGACATGCTGCATAATGTTCTGGAGGATGCAAGGGCCAAGCTAGTAGATTACCGTGGTAAGATGCGAAATAACACTGTCGCTACTGCACACAATAGCATCATCACAGGCCCTTCAACCATTTTCGGCACAGAGGACATTCAGGCCCCATCAAAG GATAATCGTGTAGAATCTGCTGCAAATCAAGCTTTGAAGGCTTCCACTCAGCAGATTGCTAAGCAAGGACTTGGTGGATTCATGTCGCTCTTAAACTCCTTTGACAATACCTAG
- the LOC112721306 gene encoding protein FAR1-RELATED SEQUENCE 5-like: MTKQPINQSIHCNREGFRASRVKAPIRKNTMAGVGCRARIYAKFDREKHDWVLLKVELNHSHPCSTRKAVYYHENRELIMHAKCIIEVNDEAGIRPNKTFLALANEVGGPSNLGFSEKDELNPNYFYAVNINKDNKFTSAVWVDARCRASYEYYGEVVSFDTTYSTNRHGLPFAAFIGVNHHGKSTLQGCALLGSEKIPSFEWVFTQWLECMGTASKGIITDQCKSMFGAIKKVLPNTRHRWCIWHITQKIHNKLGGYSRFKELNAELKHIIWNSKSVEDFEDH; the protein is encoded by the exons ATGACAAAGCAACCAATCAACCAATCTATCCATTGCAATCGGGAGGGTTTCCGGGCGTCTCGTGTCAAGGCACCCATACGGAAGAACACAATGGCAGGTGTGGGATGTAGAGCAAGAATATATGCAAAGTTCGATAGGGAAAAGCATGATTGGGTCTTGTTGAAGGTTGAACTAAATCACTCGCACCCGTGTTCAACTAGGAAGGCGGTGTACTACCACGAGAACAGGGAGTTAATAATGCATGCGAAGTGTATCATTGAGGTTAATGATGAGGCGGGCATTCGACCCAACAAGACCTTTCTAGCATTAGCCAATGAAGTTGGTGGGCCTTCGAACTTGGGCTTCTCAGAGAAGGAC GAGTTAAATCCGAACTACTTTTACGCAGTGAATATAAATAAGGATAACAAGTTTACGAGTGCAGTTTGGGTGGATGCAAGGTGTAGGGCATCTTATGAATACTATGGAGAGGTGGTCTCATTTGATACCACATACAGCACGAACCG GCATGGATTGCCGTTCGCTGCTTTCATTGGTGTGAACCACCATGGTAAGTCTACTTTGCAAGGCTGCGCTCTGCTAGGCAGTGAGAAGATCCCGAGTTTTGAGTGGGTGTTCACACAATGGCTGGAGTGCATGGGAACGGCATCGAAGGGCATCATCACAGACCAATGCAAGTCTATGTTTGGTGCAATTAAGAAGGTCCTGCCCAATACACGACACCGGTGGTGCATATGGCATATAACACAAAAGATACACAACAAGCTTGGAGGTTATTCTAGGTTCAAAGAGTTGAATGCTGAGTTGAAACACATTATATGGAACTCTAAGTCGGTTGAGGATTTCGAGGATCATTAG
- the LOC112721307 gene encoding protein FAR1-RELATED SEQUENCE 5-like: MGFDATYKRNKYMCPLVVFSGINHHNQTIIFAAVLICDEEKDTYRWLLQQLKVAMNGKPHVSVITDGDLSMKFAIEKEFPNAHHRLYAWHLIRNATSNIGKPQFTSMFKKCMLCDFEIDVFRQKWFEMVEGFGVENKNWVLDMYKKRHSWATAHIRGKFFAGFRTTSRCEGLNSIIAKYVNSRHNLVEFIQRFNRCVDHIRWKEVQADLTSVNGRPSMQTYFQQLERSAANVYTLSVFYMFQPIFVQAASMKVINMKQTGSYVIYSIGLDRMPNEMWRVFCCDIEMEFNCSCIRMESFGIPCEHIVCVLVHEDIEELPRSLVLPRWTKTAKVGLQNAVGFQWDSLMLSQYGCLMDWFRQLANFACQDNKRFIFTREMAMNLLKQFKEEDAAQKELVNDADSVRDDVQVNAFGTGLATNDLGHSMPRDPKKCRIKGGLHSPIKENIDVDSVAWRATIEQLVVFVVAFHS; this comes from the coding sequence ATGGGTTTTGATGCTACCTATAAGAGGAATAAGTATATGTGTCCATTGGTGGTATTTTCTGGTATCAATCATCACAATCAAACAATTATCTTTGCTGCTGTTTTAATTTGCGATGAGGAAAAAGACACATATAGGTGGTTGCTACAACAACTGAAGGTGGCAATGAATGGGAAACCACATGTTTCGGTTATCACGGATGGTGATCTATCAATGAAGTTCGCCATTGAAAAAGAGTTTCCTAATGCACATCATAGATTATATGCATGGCATCTGATTCGCAATGCAACTAGTAACATTGGCAAGCCCCAGTTTACCTCCATGTTTAAAAAGTGTATGCTATGTGActttgaaattgatgtatttcgTCAAAAGTGGTTTGAAATGGTAGAGGGATTTGGTGTAGAAAACAAGAATTGGGTCCTAGATATGtataaaaagagacattcatggGCAACTGCACATATAAGAGGGAAGTTTTTTGCTGGTTTTCGGACTACTTCTCGGTGCGAGGGATTAAACTCAATCATTGCAAAGTATGTCAATTCAAGGCACAATCTGgttgagttcattcaacgcttTAATCGATGTGTCGACCATATAAGGTGGAAAGAGGTCCAGGCTGACCTCACATCTGTGAATGGGAGACCCAGTATGCAAACCTATTTTCAACAGTTAGAGAGGAGTGCTGCCAATGTTTACACCCTATCAGTATTTTATATGTTCCAACCAATCTTTGTACAAGCTGCATCAATGAAGGTAATAAATATGAAGCAAACTGGCTCTTATGTGATTTACTCTATCGGTTTGGACCGAATGCCAAATGAGATGTGGCGTGTATTCTGTTGTGACATTGAGATGGAATTCAATTGTTCATGTATAAGAATGGAATCATTTGGCATACCTTGTGAACACATAGTTTGCGTGTTGGTGCATGAAGATATAGAAGAGTTGCCAAGGTCATTAGTCTTGCCTCGGTGGACCAAGACTGCCAAAGTAGGTTTGCAAAATGCAGTCGGATTTCAGTGGGATTCTTTGATGCTAAGTCAATATGGTTGTTTGATGGATTGGTTTAGACAACTAGCCAACTTTGCTTGTCAAGATAACAAGAGATTTATCTTTACACGGGAAATGGCTATGAATTTGTTGAAACAATTTAAGGAGGAAGATGCAGCACAAAAAGAGTTGGTCAATGATGCAGATAGTGTAAGAGATGATGTGCAAGTGAATGCTTTTGGAACTGGGCTTGCAACCAATGATCTGGGACATAGTATGCCAAGGGACCCAAAAAAATGTAGGATAAAAGGGGGGCTTCATAGTCCAATAAAAGAAAACATCGATGTGGACAGTGTGGCATGGAGGGCCACAATCGAACAACTTGTCGTGTTCGTCGTGGCATTTCACAGTTAG